The genomic interval GCCGATGTAGAAGCCGCCGGCGTTATTGAGCACAGAGCCGAAGGAAGTTTCCAGGCCGATGGTATTGCGCAGGCCCTCGCCGCCCAGCGGCCAGATGAGCTCGCCGCTCGTAAAGGGGAGCACCAGCCACATGATGTTCATAAAGGCGATGATGGAGAAGCCGACATACGTCGAGACGGTCATCTCGTCGCCCTTGACGCGGTTGAGCAGAATGCCGTAGCCCCAGCCGATGAGGGAGGAGAATATCACGCCCAGCAAAATGGCGACGATCAGCGCCATCCAGGGCGCGAACCAGCCAAGCGCCGGGTTAGTCGCGATGCCAAGCTGAATCGAGATGAGCGCGCCCAGCAGCCCGCCGACAATGCCCAGCGAGATGCCGAAGTTCAGCCCGATGCCGCTCTGCACGGCCGGAACCATAGCCAGAACGAGAATGCCATACATCGCGCCGCGGTTGATGACATCGCCGATCAGCCCGGGGATAGAGAGACCCAACGGCCCGGCAGAAAAGAGCAGCAGCAGGAAGAAGCTGATGATGATAATTCTGGGAAGGCCGATTTTTTGATAGAGTTTTTTGATTTTTTCGCCCATGTTTAGTTGCCTCCTTCCACTTTGCTGCCAGACATGGCAAGGCCAAATTCGGCATCCGGCGCATCCGGGCTCATGATGCTGG from Christensenellaceae bacterium 44-20 carries:
- a CDS encoding ABC transporter permease; this translates as MGEKIKKLYQKIGLPRIIIISFFLLLLFSAGPLGLSIPGLIGDVINRGAMYGILVLAMVPAVQSGIGLNFGISLGIVGGLLGALISIQLGIATNPALGWFAPWMALIVAILLGVIFSSLIGWGYGILLNRVKGDEMTVSTYVGFSIIAFMNIMWLVLPFTSGELIWPLGGEGLRNTIGLETSFGSVLNNAGGFYIGGENGVYFPTGLVLFFLGACLLMWLFLRSKKGMAMSAVGNNPMFARASGINVNRMRILGTVISTALGAVGIIVYAQSYGFLQLYNAPLMMGFQCVAAVLIGGATTNRSRISHVILGAFLFQGVLAVALPVANLILPEGNLSEVARIVISNGIILYALTKTGGSSRE